The following are encoded in a window of Dioscorea cayenensis subsp. rotundata cultivar TDr96_F1 chromosome 16, TDr96_F1_v2_PseudoChromosome.rev07_lg8_w22 25.fasta, whole genome shotgun sequence genomic DNA:
- the LOC120279661 gene encoding probable pterin-4-alpha-carbinolamine dehydratase, chloroplastic, with protein MASSFLSNPISFALPTNPLRRRSSSLPCSPTLRRGGDRNRGVLAMGGDFLGDFGARDPFPAEIESNFCENIVGNWDTEHKILIPNLAALSLAQQSCQPISPSQPPLPFEEAEKLLRKVVGWRLVDGDGGTRLQCLWKARDYGCGIELINRIYRVVDEAGHYPDLHLEHPNQVRAELWTASIGGLSLNDFIVAAKIDEIKTLDLLPKKRIWA; from the exons ATGGCGTCCTCGTTCCTCTCAAACCCTATCTCTTTCGCACTGCCAACCAATCCATTGCGCCGTAGATCTTCTTCATTGCCGTGCTCTCCTACTCTGCGGAGAGGAGGAGACCGGAATCGTGGTGTTCTGGCCATGGGCGGGGATTTCTTGGGCGATTTCGGTGCTAGGGATCCTTTTCCGGCTGAGATCGAGTCCAACTTCTGCGAGAATATTGTTGGAAATTGGGACACGGAGCACAAGATCCTTATTCCCAATCTCGCTGCTCTCTCCCTTGCCCAGCAGAGCTGCCAGCCCATCTCTCCCTCCCAGCCCCCTTTGCCCTTTGAGGAAGCGGAGAAGCTGCTCAGGAAG GTTGTGGGTTGGAGGCTAGTAGATGGTGATGGAGGAACAAGACTCCAGTGTCTATGGAAAGCAAGGGACTATGGATGTGGAATAGAGCTTATTAATAGAATTTATAGAGTTGTGGATGAAGCTGGACATTATCCAGATCTTCATTTGGAACACCCCAATCAAGTCAGAGCAGAGCTATGGACTGCTTCAATAG GTGGTCTGAGTTTGAATGATTTCATTGTGGCTGCTAAAATAGATGAAATCAAAACACTAGATCTCCTCCCAAAGAAACGGATTTGGGCATAG